The proteins below are encoded in one region of Clostridium fermenticellae:
- the rpiB gene encoding ribose 5-phosphate isomerase B: MKIALGSDHAGLPLKKEIIDHLHDIEAEFEDFGTFTSESCDYPDFALKVAEEVSKKNFEFGILVCGTGIGISIAANKVPGIRAALCSDTFSAHACREHNDANILALGQRVIGPGLALDIVDIFLNTKFQGGRHERRIGKITDIEDKYFK, translated from the coding sequence ATGAAAATCGCGTTAGGCAGTGATCATGCAGGATTGCCATTGAAAAAAGAGATAATAGACCATTTACATGATATAGAAGCTGAATTTGAGGATTTTGGAACCTTTACAAGTGAATCATGCGATTATCCTGATTTTGCATTAAAGGTGGCAGAGGAAGTTTCAAAGAAAAATTTTGAGTTTGGAATTTTGGTTTGCGGAACAGGAATAGGTATTAGTATAGCAGCTAATAAAGTGCCAGGTATAAGAGCTGCATTATGTAGTGATACCTTTAGTGCACATGCATGCAGAGAACACAATGATGCAAATATTCTCGCTCTTGGACAGAGGGTAATAGGCCCAGGCCTTGCACTAGATATAGTTGATATATTTTTAAATACCAAATTTCAAGGTGGAAGACATGAGAGAAGAATAGGCAAAATAACTGATATTGAAGATAAATATTTTAAGTAA